In the Nitrospirales bacterium LBB_01 genome, one interval contains:
- a CDS encoding hybrid sensor histidine kinase/response regulator, translating into MPYQVRHDKLRAIMIEDAELRDIFKAETEEHLQKLEDGLVQFEQAPDTPGLLEELFRESHSLKGSARLMGVDKIELVSHTLEDMLVKAKRGTTKLSTVSVNSIYKCLDVIKALLHEALTGETANINIIHVIEELKGERASSPPPVKPNPEPPKAQTQTPSPAKPESAVIEPVIPKKEPEKVSLQAEETPPLSMPQPETQPDDDTEETATGTTDASLSDGAVLWLEGSGKRSIETIRVEAGKLDSLMVHVGELVVIKNRINQRINDIQETVSMWESVVLPELSGSSDLSVQQLAHLANNREVFYKHLNNLKNSLSEDGARISFVSQQLDHGAHELMLIPLSTVFNPFKRMVRDLANEKAKEINFYVEGGDTTAEKRVLEEIKDPLMHILRNAIDHAIETPDVRKGLGKKQCGLIVLKAYKESTNIIIEVLDDGQGLATEKIKETAIKNKLVGRDVMEKMTTAEIHNFIFTPGFSTNKIVTDISGRGIGMDVVKTALERLKGSITLESVPNEGCKMTLRIPVNISSTRVFLVIARNRTYALPIEFVMTTFMLNLSDVYNVEGQKTFTFMDKPVSVLYITDILEITERADSGRTLKADSLAQKLPCIMFKIEGQVFGVLVDVLVDEQEIVVKSYGGILKRVRNVLGSTILGSGEVCMVLNPHDILKTIKSGGYSSTSLQQAEALSQQHSILMAEDSITTRTQMKRILEGAGYEVTACVDGLDALNKLKTADFDAVVSDVQMPNMDGLTLTENIRMDTKYRELPVILVTTMSSDEDMKRGIEVGANAYITKPAFDKQVFLETLKRLII; encoded by the coding sequence ATGCCGTATCAAGTACGGCATGACAAATTAAGGGCAATCATGATAGAAGATGCTGAACTAAGAGATATATTTAAGGCTGAAACAGAGGAGCATTTGCAAAAGCTTGAGGATGGGCTAGTCCAGTTTGAGCAGGCTCCCGATACGCCGGGACTTCTTGAGGAACTCTTTAGAGAATCGCACTCCCTGAAAGGCTCGGCAAGACTAATGGGCGTTGACAAGATAGAGCTTGTCAGTCACACACTTGAGGATATGCTGGTTAAGGCCAAGCGCGGAACGACAAAGCTCTCCACCGTCTCCGTAAACAGTATCTATAAGTGTCTTGACGTTATAAAAGCACTGCTCCATGAGGCTTTAACCGGAGAGACAGCCAATATAAATATTATACATGTGATAGAGGAGCTAAAAGGTGAAAGGGCTTCTTCACCTCCACCTGTAAAACCAAATCCTGAACCGCCAAAAGCTCAAACACAGACTCCGTCGCCGGCAAAACCGGAATCTGCAGTCATAGAGCCGGTTATACCCAAAAAAGAACCTGAAAAGGTATCACTTCAGGCAGAAGAAACACCGCCGCTTTCAATGCCGCAACCGGAAACCCAGCCCGATGATGACACCGAAGAGACTGCAACCGGAACTACTGATGCCTCACTAAGTGACGGCGCTGTCCTTTGGCTTGAAGGCAGCGGAAAGCGCTCTATTGAAACCATACGAGTTGAGGCCGGAAAGCTTGACTCACTGATGGTTCATGTTGGTGAGCTTGTTGTAATAAAAAACCGCATAAACCAACGCATAAACGATATACAAGAGACGGTATCAATGTGGGAAAGCGTAGTACTGCCGGAACTTAGCGGCAGCTCTGACCTAAGCGTTCAGCAACTGGCGCATTTAGCAAATAACAGGGAGGTATTTTATAAACATCTGAATAATCTAAAAAACTCCCTCTCAGAAGATGGCGCAAGGATTTCCTTTGTATCCCAACAGCTTGACCACGGAGCGCACGAACTCATGCTTATTCCCCTTTCTACGGTGTTTAACCCGTTTAAGCGCATGGTCAGGGATTTGGCAAATGAAAAAGCAAAAGAGATAAACTTCTATGTAGAAGGCGGAGATACAACTGCAGAAAAACGAGTCCTTGAGGAAATCAAAGACCCCCTCATGCACATCCTGAGAAACGCCATAGACCATGCAATAGAGACCCCTGATGTACGCAAAGGACTTGGGAAAAAACAGTGCGGGCTGATTGTACTTAAGGCCTATAAAGAGAGCACAAACATCATTATCGAGGTGCTTGATGACGGACAAGGACTTGCTACGGAAAAAATAAAAGAAACCGCTATTAAAAATAAACTCGTCGGTCGTGATGTTATGGAGAAAATGACCACAGCAGAAATTCACAATTTTATTTTTACACCGGGATTTTCTACAAATAAGATAGTTACGGATATTTCCGGCCGCGGCATAGGAATGGATGTTGTTAAGACCGCTTTGGAGAGGCTTAAAGGCAGTATCACGTTGGAATCTGTCCCCAACGAGGGATGTAAGATGACACTGCGCATACCTGTAAATATCTCATCTACCAGGGTGTTTCTGGTAATAGCACGTAACCGGACTTATGCTCTCCCCATAGAGTTTGTTATGACCACATTTATGCTAAACCTCTCTGATGTTTATAACGTAGAGGGGCAAAAGACTTTTACGTTTATGGACAAACCAGTTTCAGTTTTATATATAACCGACATCCTTGAAATTACCGAACGTGCCGATTCCGGCAGAACCTTGAAAGCCGACTCATTGGCTCAAAAGCTTCCCTGTATAATGTTTAAGATTGAGGGGCAGGTGTTTGGCGTTTTAGTCGATGTGCTTGTGGATGAGCAGGAAATAGTGGTAAAATCCTATGGCGGAATATTAAAGCGGGTACGAAACGTTTTAGGCTCAACGATACTGGGAAGCGGAGAGGTCTGTATGGTGCTTAATCCGCATGACATACTGAAAACGATAAAGAGCGGCGGCTATAGTTCTACATCGCTTCAACAAGCGGAGGCGCTGTCCCAGCAGCACAGCATTTTAATGGCAGAAGACTCCATAACGACACGAACCCAGATGAAGCGCATACTGGAGGGCGCAGGGTATGAGGTCACAGCGTGTGTGGACGGTCTTGATGCTTTAAATAAGTTGAAAACCGCGGACTTTGACGCTGTGGTATCAGACGTTCAGATGCCTAATATGGATGGACTAACCTTGACGGAAAATATCAGAATGGATACGAAATACAGGGAGCTGCCCGTGATTTTAGTTACAACAATGTCCTCAGACGAGGACATGAAGCGGGGGATAGAGGTCGGAGCAAACGCCTACATCACAAAACCTGCATTTGACAAGCAGGTGTTTCTTGAAACGCTAAAAAGGCTTATTATATGA
- a CDS encoding glycosyltransferase, with translation MRVLQFGKYYPPSPPGGIEVVMYNLAEGINKQGTRCDVLCSNTNSIYSEEIYNGYTVIRTKSYGKILSTSISPQMISKFMDINKHYDIIHVHFPDPLANLAVLLARPKSKVVLHWHSDIVRQRLLLKLYAPVMHWLMNRADAIITTTPTYINCSRHLNPFEHKAVTIPIGVATEHLSSDKEEVAAIKKLHEGKKIIFSLGRLIYYKGYEHLIKAAAELGEGYSVIIAGEGPLKERLISMVKSLGLSDRVFLPGHIPDHQLGTYYEACDLFCLPSVERSEAFGIVMVEAMSFGKPVVATKLAGVGWVNQHGVTGINVEPGAPSELSHAIKLILNGKEMYNRFSINCRERFVNFFTREKMAQSAIKLYEKLLGS, from the coding sequence ATGAGAGTACTGCAGTTTGGGAAATACTATCCGCCATCACCCCCTGGCGGCATAGAGGTTGTTATGTATAACCTTGCCGAGGGAATAAACAAACAGGGCACAAGGTGTGACGTCCTCTGTTCTAACACCAATTCCATTTATTCGGAGGAAATCTATAACGGCTACACCGTCATTCGCACGAAATCCTACGGAAAGATTCTTTCAACTTCAATCTCTCCCCAGATGATCTCAAAATTTATGGATATAAACAAACACTATGACATTATTCATGTGCACTTTCCCGACCCGCTGGCAAACCTTGCCGTTTTACTTGCCAGACCGAAAAGTAAAGTTGTCCTTCACTGGCACAGCGATATTGTAAGACAACGTCTGCTCCTTAAACTCTATGCGCCGGTTATGCACTGGCTTATGAATAGAGCTGACGCCATAATTACCACAACGCCTACTTACATCAATTGTTCAAGGCACCTTAATCCGTTTGAACATAAGGCTGTGACAATACCAATTGGAGTGGCAACAGAGCATCTGTCCTCTGACAAAGAGGAGGTTGCAGCCATAAAGAAACTCCACGAGGGTAAGAAAATAATCTTCAGCCTTGGCAGATTGATCTACTACAAGGGATACGAGCATCTGATTAAAGCTGCCGCAGAGCTTGGTGAGGGCTACTCGGTAATAATAGCCGGAGAGGGCCCGCTTAAGGAGCGTCTAATTAGTATGGTAAAATCACTGGGGCTTAGTGACAGGGTTTTTCTACCCGGACACATTCCGGACCATCAACTGGGCACATACTATGAGGCCTGTGATTTATTTTGTCTCCCATCGGTTGAGCGCTCTGAGGCGTTTGGAATAGTAATGGTTGAGGCCATGTCGTTTGGAAAACCAGTTGTAGCCACAAAACTTGCCGGTGTTGGGTGGGTTAACCAGCACGGTGTGACAGGTATTAATGTGGAGCCCGGGGCACCCTCTGAGCTTTCACACGCTATTAAGTTAATTTTAAACGGCAAGGAGATGTACAACAGATTTTCCATCAACTGCAGGGAACGGTTTGTAAACTTCTTCACAAGAGAAAAAATGGCACAATCCGCTATAAAACTATACGAAAAGTTACTCGGCAGTTAG
- a CDS encoding methyl-accepting chemotaxis protein, with translation MKVKMSLKMKLFALFILIGMIPFTVVAMYSYSKTRDRFVQKTLDKLVGMRELKKAQVEQYFNRIITQVSTLSESRMTIDAMREFSSAFYQVEKESGARYDSNQKHNDDQLMVRYQAQKDSIPNLPDNIISSWWPQKKTVKILQYDYIAGNPYPIGGKEKLDFAANDDTYNAVHKKYHKILRNYSKKFGYYDMFLIDTEGNIIYTVEKELDFATNLINGPYSDSNLAKAFDAALKSKEKGFTKIVDYDPYVPSKNAPAGFIAAPIFDGDKKIGVIAFQLPLDRINDIMTSNKDWKGVGQGSTGECYIVGDDFHMKTDSRLLIESKDTFINALQKLGTDKIVIDEIKRHNTTIEILQIKIPDVKESLSGITDSHIGALSYLNIPVLIAHAPLNIKDMKWVIIVEEAESQALITSHEIKKVMWILGLITAICVLAASYFISRALSVPLNRGITSISSSTTEISSTVEQHERTAAQQASAVNETTTTMDELSASFKQSAEQARTASDGAGQVLVMVNDGVVNITEMLHGMTVLKERVEATASRILQLSEKTTRIESIAGVVSDFANETKMLAMNAAVEAVRAGEHGKGFSVVAMEIRKLAEQSKKSAEEISDVVAEIQKATNSTVMVTEESTKTVDKEMELAENTAETFNKLTTVIRGSAENIQQIFLNIQQQSAAISQVVDAMSSINRGVKETSAGITQTKQGIRNLNEVAKELKEMV, from the coding sequence ATGAAAGTAAAAATGTCGTTAAAAATGAAGCTGTTTGCGCTCTTTATACTTATTGGAATGATACCGTTTACTGTAGTTGCCATGTACTCATACTCAAAAACAAGGGACAGATTTGTTCAAAAGACCCTTGACAAACTGGTTGGAATGAGGGAGCTAAAGAAGGCCCAGGTTGAGCAGTATTTTAATAGAATAATCACTCAGGTCTCTACACTTAGCGAAAGCAGAATGACGATTGATGCTATGAGGGAATTTTCAAGCGCTTTTTACCAGGTTGAAAAGGAATCGGGAGCAAGGTACGATTCCAACCAAAAGCACAATGATGACCAGCTGATGGTAAGATATCAGGCTCAAAAGGACAGTATTCCCAATCTGCCAGACAATATTATATCGTCATGGTGGCCTCAAAAGAAGACTGTTAAAATTCTCCAGTATGATTACATTGCAGGTAACCCATATCCCATAGGAGGCAAGGAAAAACTTGACTTTGCTGCTAATGATGATACATATAATGCCGTACATAAAAAATATCACAAGATACTTCGAAATTACTCTAAGAAATTCGGCTACTATGACATGTTTTTGATAGATACTGAAGGTAACATTATCTATACTGTGGAAAAGGAACTGGATTTTGCTACTAATCTGATAAACGGACCCTACAGCGATTCAAATCTTGCCAAAGCTTTTGACGCTGCTCTCAAATCTAAGGAAAAGGGATTTACTAAAATCGTGGATTATGACCCTTATGTGCCGTCAAAAAATGCCCCAGCAGGTTTCATTGCCGCCCCCATATTTGATGGCGATAAGAAAATAGGAGTCATTGCTTTCCAATTGCCATTAGACAGGATAAACGACATAATGACAAGCAATAAAGACTGGAAAGGCGTTGGTCAGGGTAGTACGGGAGAGTGTTATATAGTTGGTGATGACTTTCATATGAAAACAGACTCAAGGCTTTTAATAGAGTCAAAAGACACTTTTATCAATGCTCTTCAAAAACTTGGTACTGATAAAATAGTTATAGATGAGATAAAAAGGCATAACACCACAATCGAAATTCTTCAGATAAAAATCCCTGACGTGAAAGAGTCACTAAGCGGCATTACAGACAGCCATATTGGAGCTCTAAGCTATCTGAATATTCCAGTTCTCATAGCACATGCACCGCTTAATATAAAAGACATGAAGTGGGTAATAATTGTAGAAGAGGCGGAAAGTCAGGCGTTAATAACATCTCATGAGATCAAAAAAGTTATGTGGATTTTGGGGTTAATCACGGCTATTTGCGTTTTGGCTGCAAGCTACTTTATAAGCCGTGCGTTAAGTGTCCCTCTAAACAGAGGGATAACTTCTATTTCGTCCTCTACTACTGAAATCTCAAGCACTGTAGAGCAGCACGAAAGAACGGCAGCCCAGCAGGCCTCCGCAGTAAATGAAACCACCACCACGATGGATGAGCTGTCGGCATCATTTAAGCAATCCGCCGAACAGGCACGGACTGCTTCAGACGGGGCAGGGCAGGTGCTGGTTATGGTAAATGACGGAGTGGTCAACATAACGGAAATGCTTCACGGAATGACTGTGTTAAAAGAGCGCGTTGAGGCTACGGCATCAAGAATTCTCCAACTGAGCGAAAAAACCACCCGCATTGAAAGCATAGCAGGAGTGGTGTCGGACTTTGCTAATGAAACCAAGATGCTTGCGATGAACGCTGCAGTTGAGGCAGTGAGAGCCGGTGAGCACGGAAAAGGATTTTCGGTTGTCGCTATGGAGATACGAAAACTAGCTGAACAGAGTAAGAAATCGGCAGAAGAAATCAGCGATGTGGTAGCTGAGATTCAAAAAGCCACAAATTCAACTGTCATGGTAACTGAGGAAAGCACAAAGACTGTGGATAAAGAAATGGAGCTAGCGGAAAACACCGCAGAAACATTTAACAAACTTACTACCGTTATAAGAGGCTCTGCCGAAAACATTCAGCAAATATTTCTGAACATTCAACAGCAATCCGCCGCAATTTCACAGGTGGTGGATGCTATGAGCTCAATAAATAGAGGCGTCAAGGAAACATCAGCCGGAATCACTCAGACAAAACAGGGCATCAGAAACCTTAACGAGGTGGCGAAAGAACTAAAGGAGATGGTTTAA
- a CDS encoding response regulator — protein sequence MSQLNKTRLLIVEDSAIQRELLKRVLLRADYDVVAAVDGVDGFAKAEKHNPSLIISDISMPNMDGYEMCQKIKNTESLSAIPVILLTALSDVREIIRGLQSEADYYITKPYDEKYLLLCIESLLSDVNKGQDDDPEAGLKISFLGEHYTIKTHPRQTLNLLLSTYENAVQKNTELIKAQFELKTLNEELENKVRERTKELQASEESYKVLFENTFSGFYRFTPDGKFLSINPAFTSMLGYSSKDEMLTFCQDLSCQYFKQKDYEKFMEALRNNTSMKDFVCHLKKKDGSELIIEQNIRVVRSDDGEPQYYEGFINDVTECKRAEAQLIKLSSAIIQSPVAVIITDLDGKIDFINPRFCEMTGYSRQEVTGKNPRFLQSGKTPPEVYADLWDTIKSGGTWQGELLNKRKDGNFYWNSITVSPIRDSDGIITHYLSVNEDISNRKEVEETLRKAKEASEVANRAKSEFLANMSHEIRTPMNAIIGMSGLVLDTELQPEQKDYIEIVLNSANSLLTIINSILDFSKIESGKLELEEISFDLRELMENISDPLSISAHKKGLELSSHVKPGVPLKLIGDPARLGQIIINLVGNALKFTETGEIIIEVDTEPGYDTGNSVMMHFTVTDTGIGIPSSKFKYIFENFSQADGSMTRKYGGTGLGLAISKQLVTLMGGEIWLQSTEGKGSTFHFTAKFFHSGVSECIGPLCFNNIRVLVSCNFSTSCNLIRDILSCADNEVTEAQGPDETFKRLEAAKAAGRPYDIAFVDVRLAGVGGFKMAEHIIKTPEAASSVVMMLNSNQRSGDVERCKEIGASSYLIKPIKYKEVIKTMTELVRKPSLDTNIVTEVLKTEPAPAAISALRILLVDDNLTNRVVAKGIMKKHGYSITEAEDGQQAVKILSEGLFDIVLMDVQMPVMDGFEATKIIKSTDSTRHIPVIAMTAHAMKEDRQRCLDAGMDDYITKPVRAAELKEVIERHNPLKRQS from the coding sequence ATGTCGCAATTAAATAAGACCAGATTGCTGATAGTAGAAGACAGCGCCATCCAGAGAGAGCTTCTCAAGCGCGTGCTCTTGCGTGCCGATTATGACGTTGTTGCTGCGGTGGATGGCGTAGATGGATTTGCAAAGGCAGAAAAACACAACCCCTCGTTAATCATAAGCGACATTTCAATGCCTAATATGGATGGCTACGAAATGTGCCAGAAGATAAAAAACACAGAGAGCTTATCAGCCATTCCTGTGATTTTACTGACAGCCCTTTCAGATGTCAGAGAAATCATACGCGGGCTTCAGTCTGAGGCCGACTACTACATTACAAAGCCTTATGATGAAAAGTACCTGCTCCTCTGTATAGAGTCGCTTCTTTCCGATGTAAACAAAGGGCAGGACGATGACCCTGAGGCTGGGCTTAAAATCAGTTTTCTCGGTGAGCATTATACGATAAAAACTCACCCCCGGCAAACCCTTAACCTGCTTCTTTCCACATACGAAAATGCCGTTCAAAAAAACACCGAGCTGATAAAGGCTCAGTTTGAGTTAAAAACCCTCAACGAGGAGCTTGAAAACAAGGTCAGAGAACGGACAAAGGAATTGCAGGCCTCTGAAGAGAGCTACAAGGTGCTTTTTGAAAACACTTTTAGCGGATTTTACAGATTTACTCCCGATGGCAAATTTCTTTCGATAAATCCGGCCTTTACCTCGATGCTTGGCTATTCAAGTAAGGATGAGATGCTGACATTTTGTCAGGACCTCTCGTGTCAGTATTTTAAGCAGAAAGATTACGAAAAATTTATGGAGGCCTTAAGAAATAACACCTCTATGAAGGACTTCGTGTGTCATTTAAAAAAGAAAGACGGCAGTGAGTTAATAATAGAGCAAAACATTCGGGTGGTGAGAAGCGATGACGGAGAGCCTCAGTACTATGAGGGGTTCATTAACGATGTAACTGAGTGTAAGCGTGCTGAGGCACAGTTGATTAAGCTATCAAGTGCTATAATACAAAGCCCTGTGGCTGTGATAATAACCGATCTTGATGGTAAAATAGATTTTATCAATCCCAGATTTTGTGAAATGACAGGTTATAGCCGTCAAGAGGTAACAGGGAAAAACCCGCGGTTTTTACAATCCGGTAAAACCCCTCCTGAGGTATATGCCGACCTCTGGGATACGATAAAATCTGGCGGCACATGGCAGGGTGAGCTGCTTAACAAAAGAAAAGACGGCAACTTCTACTGGAACAGTATCACGGTGTCTCCGATAAGGGATTCAGACGGCATTATCACGCATTATCTGTCAGTCAATGAGGATATATCAAATCGCAAAGAGGTGGAGGAGACCCTGAGAAAAGCTAAAGAGGCATCGGAGGTTGCAAATCGTGCCAAAAGCGAATTTTTGGCTAACATGAGCCACGAAATCCGCACCCCCATGAACGCCATTATTGGAATGTCCGGTCTGGTTCTTGACACCGAGCTGCAGCCAGAACAGAAGGATTACATAGAGATAGTGCTGAACTCAGCCAATTCTCTTTTAACAATTATAAACAGCATTCTGGATTTTTCAAAGATAGAATCCGGCAAACTTGAGCTTGAGGAGATAAGTTTTGATCTTCGTGAGTTGATGGAAAATATATCCGATCCGCTTTCTATTTCTGCCCACAAAAAAGGACTTGAACTTTCAAGCCATGTAAAACCCGGTGTGCCGCTTAAATTAATCGGCGACCCGGCACGTCTTGGGCAGATCATTATCAACCTTGTCGGAAATGCCCTGAAGTTTACCGAGACAGGTGAGATAATAATAGAGGTTGATACAGAGCCGGGTTATGACACCGGAAATTCGGTCATGATGCACTTTACCGTTACTGACACGGGAATTGGAATACCCTCCTCTAAGTTTAAATATATATTTGAAAACTTCTCACAGGCTGACGGCTCAATGACAAGGAAATACGGCGGCACTGGGCTTGGGCTTGCCATATCAAAGCAGTTAGTGACACTGATGGGCGGCGAGATTTGGCTTCAGAGCACTGAGGGCAAGGGCAGCACTTTTCATTTCACGGCAAAGTTTTTCCATAGCGGAGTTAGCGAGTGTATAGGGCCGCTGTGTTTTAACAATATCAGAGTGCTGGTGTCTTGTAATTTCTCCACCAGCTGTAACTTAATCAGAGACATTTTAAGCTGTGCCGATAATGAAGTTACAGAGGCACAGGGACCGGATGAGACGTTTAAAAGACTGGAGGCCGCAAAGGCAGCCGGGCGGCCTTACGATATAGCTTTTGTTGATGTGCGGCTTGCTGGAGTAGGTGGGTTCAAAATGGCAGAGCATATAATAAAAACTCCTGAGGCTGCCTCATCGGTAGTAATGATGCTTAATTCCAATCAAAGAAGCGGCGATGTTGAAAGATGCAAGGAAATCGGCGCTTCTTCATATTTGATTAAACCGATAAAGTATAAAGAGGTCATAAAAACTATGACTGAGCTTGTGAGAAAGCCCTCTCTCGACACTAATATTGTCACGGAGGTGCTAAAGACAGAGCCTGCTCCTGCTGCCATTTCAGCGCTTCGCATTCTCTTAGTTGACGACAACCTTACAAACCGTGTGGTGGCTAAAGGGATAATGAAAAAACACGGCTACAGTATAACTGAGGCGGAGGATGGTCAACAGGCGGTGAAAATTCTTAGTGAAGGACTATTTGATATAGTTTTAATGGACGTACAGATGCCTGTGATGGATGGTTTTGAAGCAACAAAAATAATAAAGTCAACAGATTCAACCCGGCATATACCGGTCATTGCAATGACAGCACACGCTATGAAAGAAGACAGACAGCGATGTCTTGACGCCGGAATGGACGACTACATAACAAAACCAGTAAGAGCCGCAGAATTGAAAGAGGTCATAGAGCGGCATAATCCGCTAAAACGGCAAAGTTGA
- the cheB gene encoding chemotaxis-specific protein-glutamate methyltransferase CheB, translated as MNILKKRIKVLIVEDSPVAVLALKRMLATSDEIEVVGTARHGKEGLEMIPRLNPDVICTDLHMPVMDGLEFTKEIMARHPLPTLVVSVSVGESHTQNVFQLLQAGAIDVFPKPQGALIDQTGEFSAELVSKIKVLSGVIPFSKQKRQKAVAAGVFPPALHPAKAVSVSLTKDLRMIVIGASTGGPQALEVILKALPHDFPLPIVCVQHISDGFLESLVEWLAKACKVRVVIVKNNELPMPSTVYFAPDHKHVTFNSEGRFLLTDAPPVDGHRPSVTVTMASLAERYQRGAMAVLLTGMGRDGADGMLSVSRVGGTTIAQDKDSSIVFGMPEQAIRLGAAKYVLDIGAIAKVLVDFANKEKTVSLTKT; from the coding sequence ATGAATATTTTAAAAAAACGCATAAAAGTTCTCATAGTGGAGGACTCTCCTGTTGCGGTGCTGGCTCTTAAGCGAATGCTTGCAACGTCCGATGAGATAGAGGTAGTGGGCACAGCGAGGCACGGCAAAGAGGGGCTTGAGATGATTCCCAGACTTAACCCCGATGTAATATGCACAGACCTTCACATGCCTGTGATGGACGGACTTGAGTTTACCAAAGAAATAATGGCACGCCATCCGCTTCCAACATTAGTGGTGAGCGTCAGTGTGGGCGAAAGCCATACTCAGAATGTGTTTCAACTTCTTCAGGCTGGAGCTATAGACGTGTTTCCAAAGCCACAGGGTGCGCTGATTGATCAAACTGGTGAATTCTCAGCCGAGTTGGTAAGTAAGATAAAGGTGCTTTCCGGGGTCATTCCATTTAGTAAACAAAAAAGACAAAAGGCTGTTGCTGCCGGCGTGTTTCCTCCTGCACTACACCCTGCTAAAGCCGTTAGTGTTTCTTTAACCAAAGATTTGAGAATGATTGTGATAGGCGCTTCAACCGGAGGCCCGCAGGCGCTTGAAGTTATACTTAAAGCGCTACCTCATGACTTTCCGCTGCCCATAGTGTGTGTACAGCATATAAGCGACGGCTTTCTTGAAAGTCTTGTCGAGTGGCTCGCTAAGGCCTGTAAGGTGAGGGTTGTGATTGTCAAAAACAACGAGTTGCCAATGCCCTCAACAGTTTATTTTGCCCCCGATCATAAGCACGTAACATTTAACAGTGAGGGCAGGTTTTTACTGACCGATGCTCCGCCGGTAGATGGTCACAGACCATCTGTCACAGTGACAATGGCATCCCTTGCCGAGCGTTACCAAAGAGGCGCTATGGCAGTGCTCTTAACCGGCATGGGACGCGACGGCGCTGACGGGATGCTTTCAGTTAGCAGGGTAGGGGGCACCACTATCGCTCAGGACAAAGACAGCAGTATTGTCTTTGGAATGCCAGAGCAGGCGATAAGGCTTGGGGCTGCCAAATATGTGCTTGATATTGGAGCTATTGCAAAAGTGCTGGTTGACTTTGCAAATAAAGAAAAGACCGTGAGTTTGACTAAGACCTGA
- a CDS encoding response regulator: MTEHDKKDGIDVLLVEDSLSQAVFLKNLLVRYRYKVRIARNGMEGLEFLKEKPYPDIIISDVQMPIMDGYEMCKIVKNNDTLKTIPVILLTQLSAAEDIIKGLESGADNFIIKPYTEESLIGRIGQLIKSYKAEQSPSAPATGIELTMSGKNYILNPERRQILNLLVTTYEKVIDQNKLLLEKEYELTRMNNILEQRVEEETKKRLEHEQLLVHRSKMATMGEMLGVIAHQWKQPLNSFALMVQDLQETFTAGELNQTFMDKTVADSMSQIGFMSKTIDDFRKFFMPSKKVSDFNVVDAVNEVIRLLSSQIKGSNIEIKVESADNDKLTVKGYRNEFMHVILNLISNSRDAIVARGKSGIRTISIVMNTDGNRVLTEIQDTGGGISEDILSKVFDAYFTTKGESDGTGIGLYISKIIIENNMRGKLTAENKGAGAVFRISIPHS, translated from the coding sequence ATGACAGAACATGATAAAAAGGACGGTATAGATGTCTTATTAGTAGAGGACAGTCTGAGTCAGGCAGTATTTCTTAAAAACCTGCTCGTCAGATACAGGTATAAAGTGAGGATAGCCAGAAACGGGATGGAGGGTCTTGAATTCCTGAAAGAAAAGCCGTATCCTGACATAATAATCAGCGACGTACAGATGCCGATTATGGACGGCTATGAGATGTGTAAAATTGTAAAAAACAACGACACCTTAAAAACTATCCCTGTGATACTGCTTACTCAGTTGTCGGCGGCAGAGGATATAATAAAGGGACTTGAGAGCGGTGCGGATAACTTTATAATAAAGCCATACACGGAGGAATCTTTAATCGGCAGAATAGGCCAACTGATTAAATCATACAAGGCAGAGCAAAGCCCGTCTGCTCCCGCAACCGGCATTGAATTAACGATGAGCGGGAAAAACTATATACTGAATCCTGAGCGCCGCCAGATTTTAAATCTGCTTGTAACGACATACGAAAAGGTAATAGACCAAAATAAACTGCTGCTTGAAAAAGAGTACGAATTAACCAGGATGAACAACATATTAGAGCAGCGGGTGGAGGAGGAGACAAAGAAACGGCTGGAGCATGAGCAGTTACTGGTTCACCGCTCTAAGATGGCTACAATGGGGGAAATGCTTGGAGTCATTGCCCATCAGTGGAAACAGCCTCTAAATTCTTTTGCACTTATGGTTCAGGATTTACAAGAGACTTTTACTGCTGGAGAGCTCAATCAGACCTTCATGGACAAGACCGTAGCGGACTCAATGAGCCAGATAGGATTTATGTCAAAAACGATAGACGATTTCAGAAAGTTTTTTATGCCGTCTAAAAAAGTGTCTGATTTTAACGTTGTTGATGCAGTAAATGAGGTTATACGGCTATTGTCATCACAGATAAAGGGTAGCAATATTGAGATAAAGGTTGAAAGCGCTGACAATGATAAACTTACGGTTAAGGGGTATCGCAATGAGTTTATGCACGTGATTTTAAACTTAATATCCAACTCACGTGATGCTATTGTAGCACGTGGTAAGTCAGGTATTCGTACAATTTCAATAGTAATGAACACAGATGGCAACCGTGTGCTAACTGAGATTCAGGATACCGGAGGCGGGATATCGGAGGATATTCTTTCTAAAGTGTTTGACGCATATTTTACGACAAAAGGTGAGTCAGACGGCACTGGAATCGGACTTTACATATCAAAAATAATAATAGAAAATAACATGAGAGGAAAACTCACCGCAGAAAATAAAGGAGCCGGTGCAGTGTTTAGAATATCTATTCCTCATTCGTAG